From a single Raphanus sativus cultivar WK10039 chromosome 3, ASM80110v3, whole genome shotgun sequence genomic region:
- the LOC108844542 gene encoding uncharacterized protein LOC108844542 — protein sequence MGSLESGIPSKRETSSSPARWGRQQPYLQRNRSRRLSRFFLFNKFNYIQLICSMCVFFFFVLLFQLFLPSLVVDKSDTPPPRKSKDTLLLPPDLVVFKESGVFDFGEDVRLEPSKLLMKFRRDTSDGGFNLTTSTQRFGFRKPNLALVFADLLADPEQLKMVTISNALLQIGYAIQVYSLQDGPVHGVWQQMGVSVTILDTNHSSSCVIDWLSYDGVIVNSLQARTMFTCFMQEPFKSLPLVWVINEKTLAVRSRQYNSTGHTELLTDWKKIFSRASVVVFHDFLLPILYSEFDAGNFYVIPGSPEEAWKAKNLDFSQKDDIVISIVGSQFLYKGQWLEHALLLQSLQPLFSGFNTESYNSHLKIIVLGGESASNYSVAIETISQNLTYPKDAVKHVSVAGNVDKILESSDLVIYGSFLEEQSFPEILMKAMALGKPIVAPDLLNIKKHVDDRVTGYLYSKKNPEVLLQIVLEVIREGKISPFARNIGLMGKAAVKNMMALETIEGYAVLLENILKLSSEVASPKDVQTVPPKLREGWSWHLFETLMNASPHNKTARSYEFIANIEGRWNHTPGEAMKFEVVNDDSYVYEIWEDERYLQVINSKKRQEDEELKGRALQYHGTWEEVYKNAKRADRSKNDLHERDEGELLRTGQPLCIYEPYFGEGTWSFLHEYPLYRGVGMSVKGRRTGMDDIDASSRLPLFNNPYYRDALGDFGAFFAISNKIDRLHRNAWIGFQSWRATARKESLSRIAENALLNAIKTRKHGDALYFWVRMDKDPRNPLQKPFWSFCDSINAGNCRFAYNETLKKMYSVKNVDSLPPMPEDGDTWSVMQSWALPTRSFLEFVMFSRMFVDSLDAQIYEEHHRTNRCYLSLTKDKHCYSRLLELLVNVWAYHSARRIVYVDPATGLMQEQHIQKNRRGQMWVQWFEYTTLKTMDEDLAEEADSDRRVGHWIWPWTGEVVWRGSLEKERQRKNVEKEEKKKRSKDKLNRMRNRNSRQKVIGKYVKPPPENGTVTGNSTL from the exons ATGGGATCTCTGGAATCTGGGATTCCGTCCAAGAGAGAAACCTCCTCCTCCCCGGCGAGATGGGGAAGGCAACAGCCTTACTTGCAGAGAAACAGATCGAGGCGGCTCTCGAGATTCTTCCTCTTCAACAAGTTCAATTACATCCAACTGATTTGCTCCATGtgcgtcttcttcttcttcgtcctccTCTTCCAGCTGTTCCTCCCCAGTCTCGTCGTCGACAAATCCGATACACCGCCGCCACGGAAGAGCAAGGATACGCTTCTTCTTCCACCTGATTTGGTCGTTTTCAAGGAGAGTGGGGTTTTCGATTTCGGCGAGGATGTTAGGTTAGAGCCGTCCAAGCTTCTGATGAAATTCCGGAGAGACACTAGTGATGGTGGTTTCAATCTCACTACTTCTACGCAGCGTTTTGGATTCCGAAAGCCCAACCTAGCTCTG GTTTTTGCGGATTTGTTAGCTGATCCTGAACAGTTGAAAATGGTGACTATCTCCAATGCACTGCTACAGATTGGTTATGCTATTCAG GTGTACTCACTTCAAGACGGTCCAGTTCATGGAGTTTGGCAGCAAATGGGAGTTTCAGTCACTATACTCGACACTAACCATTCATCAAGCTGCGTCATCGACTGGCTCTC CTATGATGGCGTCATTGTAAACTCTCTCCAAGCTAGGACTATGTTTACTTG CTTCATGCAAGAACCTTTCAAGTCTTTGCCACTTGTTTGGGTCATCAATGAAAAAACTCTTGCTGTTCGGTCTAGACAGTATAACTCAACAGGCCACACTGAACTCCTAACGGACTGGAAAAAGATTTTCAGCCGCGCTTCGGTTGTAGTCTTCCATGATTTTCTCCTTCcg ATTCTCTACTCCGAGTTTGATGCTGGCAACTTTTATGTGATTCCCGGATCTCCTGAAGAAGCATGGAAAGCAAAGAATCTGGACTTTTCACAGAAAGATGACATTGTCATTTCCATTGTGGGAAGTCAGTTCTTGTACAAGGGCCAATGGCTTGAACATGCTCTTCTTCTGCAATCTCTACAGCCGTTATTCTCAGGGTTTAACACTGAAAGTTATAACTCCCATCTCAAGATCATAGTTTTAGGGGGAGAGTCAGCTTCCAACTACAGCGTAGCTATTGAG ACAATTTCCCAGAACTTGACATATCCAAAAGATGCTGTGAAGCATGTAAGCGTCGCTGGGAATGTTGATAAGATACTGGAAAGTTCTGATCTTGTCATATACGGATCATTTCTTGAGGAGCAATCTTTTCCAGAAATTTTGATGAAGGCCATGGCACTTGGGAAACCCATAGTCGCACCGGACCTcttgaatattaaaaaacat GTCGATGACAGGGTTACTGGGTATCTTTACTCCAAGAAGAATCCTGAGGTTCTGTTGCAGATTGTGCTTGAAGTGATAAGAGAAGGAAAAATATCTCCGTTTGCTCGGAATATTGGCTTGATGGGGAAAGCAGCTGTTAAAAATATGATGGCGCTGGAAACCATTGAAGGCTATGCGGTTCTACTAGAGAATATTCTCAAGCTTTCGTCAGAAGTTGCTTCTCCTAAGGATGTACAGACAGTTCCTCCAAAACTGAGAGAAGGGTGGAGTTGGCATCTGTTCGAAACTCTCATGAATGCATCGCCTCATAATAAAACAGCAAGAAGCTATGAATTCATAGCGAATATTGAGGGACGTTGGAATCATACCCCAGGAGAAGCTATGAAATTTGAGGTAGTTAATGATGATTCATATGTATATGAAATATGGGAAGATGAGAGATATCTGCAAGTGATTAACAGTAAGAAAAGACAAGAAGACGAGGAG CTGAAAGGCAGAGCCTTGCAGTATCATGGGACATGGGAGGAAGTATATAAAAACGCCAAAAGGGCAGATCGAAGTAAGAATGATCTACACGAGAGGGATGAAGGGGAGCTGCTGCGAACCGGTCAACCGTTATGCATATATGAACCCTATTTTGGTGAAGGAACTTGGTCGTTTCTACATGAATATCCCCTCTATCGTGGGGTGGGCATG TCGGTTAAAGGAAGGAGGACTGGGATGGATGATATCGATGCATCATCACGTCTTCCGCTCTTCAACAATCCGTACTATCGCGATGCTCTTGGTGACTTTGGAGCATTCTTTGCAATTTCAAACAAGATTGATAGATTACACAGGAATGCATGGATTGGGTTTCAGTCCTGGAGAGCTACCGCCAGGAAG GAATCTTTATCAAGGATTGCTGAGAACGCATTACTGAATGCTATAAAAACACGGAAACACGGTGATGCTTTGTATTTTTGGGTTCGCATGGATAAAGATCCGAGGAATCCTCTGCAGAAACCCTTTTGGTCGTTCTGTGACTCCATAAATGCTGGGAATTGCAG GTTTGCTTACAATGAAACTCTGAAGAAAATGTACAGTGTGAAGAATGTGGACTCACTGCCTCCAATGCCCGAGGATGGGGATACATGGTCAGTGATGCAGAGCTGGGCGTTGCCAACAAGGTCCTTCCTAGAGTTTGTCATGTTCTCAAG GATGTTTGTGGATTCTTTGGATGCACAGAtatatgaagagcatcatcgaacCAACCGTTGCTATCTGAGTTTAACCAAA GACAAGCATTGCTATTCACGGTTACTAGAGCTTCTGGTGAACGTGTGGGCTTATCACAGCGCAAGACGCATTGTCTACGTAGATCCTGCTACAGGTTTGATGCAGGAGCAACACATACAGAAGAACCGGAGAGGGCAAATGTGGGTGCAGTGGTTTGAGTACACAACTCTGAAAACAATGGACGAGGATCTTGCAGAGGAAGCAGACTCAGACCGTCGTGTGGGACACTGGATATGGCCATGGACAGGGGAGGTGGTGTGGCGAGGTTCATTAGAGAAAGAGAGGCAGAGGAAGAATgtagagaaagaagagaagaagaagagaagtaaAGATAAGCTGAACAGAATGAGAAATAGAAATAGTCGCCAGAAAGTCATtggaaaatatgtaaaaccGCCGCCGGAGAACGGAACCGTTACGGGAAACTCCACTTTGTAA